Genomic DNA from Cumulibacter soli:
CTACAATCACCACAGGCACCACACCGCAATCGGAGCCCCACCAATGAGCAGACTCAACAACCTGCCTGGACATCACAGCTAGTCGCTGATCGCCATGTAGCGCAGGTTCGGGCGCCCGCTAGGCATTTGCATCACGCCCGACACGTTGTCCTGGAATCCGGCCGCCAGGTACGACATGCACACCGGAATCATGTGCGGCGGGTTCTCGACCCACGCGTCCATGAACTTCTCGTACGCCGGCGTCCGCTCCGCGGGATCCATCGACGCGGCGCCTTCGGTGGCGTACTCCATCAGTTCGGGGTACTCGGCACCGCCCGGGTTGAACAGCGCGGTCGGAGCCAGGTAGCGGCTCATGATCGCGTCCGGGTCGTTGATGCCGGTGTAGACCGAGGTGAACGTCGGCGTGACCTTGTCGATCGCGAACTCCTGCACCTGGGGTGTCGGAGGCTGCGCGTGGATCTCCATATTGATCCCGACCTCGGCCAGCTGCGCTTGGACCGCCTCGGCGAACTTCGTGTACAGCGTGACGTTCGGCGCGGCCGTGGTGATGTCCAGGTCGGTGACGCCCTTGTCCTCGAGGATTTTCTTCGCTTCTTCGGGGTCGTACGGGAAGATGTCGAGTCCGTCGCCGATCTTCTCGCTGTATCCGGGGCTGGCCGGCGGGAACGGCTGAATCTGCGGGATGCAGTACCCGTCGTACAGGCCCTCGGAGATCGCCTCCCGGTCGATCGCCATGTTTAGCGCCTTGCGGACTTCGGGGTCACCGAACGGCTCTTCGGCGGTGTTGACCATGAAGTACACGTAGATCGGGCTCGGCGCAGTGGTGACCTGCAGGTCCGCGTTGGAGACGGTATCGAGTTGGTCGGCGTTGATCTGGGCACCATTGAGTTCGCCGGACTGCAAGGCATTGAAGCGAGTCTGGTCGTCAGGCATGTAGTGGTACGTGCGGGTGGCGACGTTCTGCGCTTCCGGGTCCCAGTAATCGGGGGTCAGCTCATAATCGACCTTGCTGCCGGGATCAATCGCGGTCGTCACGTACGGGCCGATTCCTACCGGTTCGGTGTCGATCGTGCCGTCGGCGACAGCCTTGGGGGAGACCATCATGCCCGCGCGCCCGGCGAGCCCGGACACGAGCGAGCCAAGTCCGCCGGAAAGGTGCAGATCGAGGGTGTATTCGCCGGTGACCTCGACGGACTCGATCTGGTAGACCTCGCCGCTGATCCGGCTGTCTTCGGCCTTGTACCGCTCCAGGTTGAACTTGACGGCTTCGGCGTCGAACGGCTCTCCGTCCGAGAACTTCGCGCCCTCGATCAGTTTGAGCGACAGAGTTTTGTTGTCGTCCGAAGGTGTGAACTCCTCGGCGAGCATCGGGACCGGGATCCCGTCCTCCCCTTCGGCCAGCAGTCGGTCGTACACCGGTTCCATGAAGTTGATGTCACCGCCGGTGACGCTCTTGGCGGGGTCCCAACTGGACGCGAACGCCGTGTAGGCCCATTCGAAGTGGGCGTCCGGGTTGAAGTCGTCGGCGAGCGGAATCGAGTTGGGGTACTCCTCCAGGTCCTCCGATTTCTCTGCCGGGGCGTCGCCGCACCCGGCGAGCAGTAGACCGACCGCCATGATCCCGGCGGCGAACGTGAGCGACCTTCGCATGAGTCCTCCTTGCAAAAATGGACCCGCTCAATGGGGTATCCGGATGGGGGCGCCGCGGCGAATGTGGCGCGGGCCACCTCGCAGTATTGCCGTGCGTGCTCGCCGGGGGAAATGTATGGATTACTTGTTACATTATTGTGACCGCGACCACGTTTCCAGTCGCTGTGCGGTCGACCCGTAATTGGGGCTCGCCCGGCTTTAGCACTCTCGACGGTTGAGTGCTAACGTTGCGGTTGTCGGCCTCCAGGTGAGGCAGTACGACGTACGCCGCGTCCCGTGAGCGGATCTCACAGTTCGGGTGTGCGTGTCGGCTGTCGTCCGTCGCGGGCACCTATGGGGCGTGGCATAAATACTTCCCGTAATAAGGATGGATGCAGTCAATGGCGAAAATGATCGCATTTGACGAGGAGGCTCGTCGCGGCCTCGAGCGCGGCATGAACGCTCTTGCCGACGCCGTCAAGGTGACGCTCGGCCCGAAGGGCCGCAACGTCGTTCTCGACAAGAAGTGGGGCGCGCCCACCATCACCAACGATGGTGTGTCGATCGCCAAGGAGATCGAGCTCGAGGATCCGTACGAGAAGATCGGCGCCGAGCTCGTCAAGGAAGTTGCCAAGAAGACCGACGATGTTGCTGGTGACGGAACCACCACCGCGACCGTTCTGGCTCAGGCGCTCGTGCGTGAAGGTCTGCGCAACGTTGCCGCCGGCGCAAACCCGATGTCGCTGAAGAAGGGCATTGAGGCTGCGGTTGGCTCGGTCACCGAGAACCTCCTCGCGCAGGCCAAGGAGGTCGAGACCAAGGAGCAGATCGCCGCTACCGCTGGTATCTCGGCTGCTGACCCGGCCATCGGCGAGCTCATCGCCGAGGCGATGGACAAGGTCGGCAAGGAAGGTGTCATCACCGTCGAGGAGAGCAACACCTTCGGTCTTGAGCTCGAGCTCACCGAGGGTATGCGCTTCGACAAGGGCTACATCTCGGGCTACTTTGTCACCGACCCGGAGCGTATGGAGGCCGTCCTCGACGATCCGTACCTGCTCATCGTCGAGGGCAAGATTTCGAACGTCAAGGACCTGCTCCCGCTGCTGGAGAAGGTTATGCAGTCGGGTAAGCCGCTGGCGATCATCGCCGAGGACGTCGAGGGCGAAGCGCTGTCGACCCTCGTCGTCAACAAGATCCGCGGCACCTTCAAGTCGGTTGCTGTTAAGGCCCCCGGCTTCGGCGATCGCCGCAAGGCAATGCTGCAGGACATCGCGATCCTGACCGGTGGCCAGGTCATCTCTGAGACCGTTGGTCTGTCGCTGGAGACCGCTGGCCTCGAGT
This window encodes:
- a CDS encoding ABC transporter substrate-binding protein is translated as MRRSLTFAAGIMAVGLLLAGCGDAPAEKSEDLEEYPNSIPLADDFNPDAHFEWAYTAFASSWDPAKSVTGGDINFMEPVYDRLLAEGEDGIPVPMLAEEFTPSDDNKTLSLKLIEGAKFSDGEPFDAEAVKFNLERYKAEDSRISGEVYQIESVEVTGEYTLDLHLSGGLGSLVSGLAGRAGMMVSPKAVADGTIDTEPVGIGPYVTTAIDPGSKVDYELTPDYWDPEAQNVATRTYHYMPDDQTRFNALQSGELNGAQINADQLDTVSNADLQVTTAPSPIYVYFMVNTAEEPFGDPEVRKALNMAIDREAISEGLYDGYCIPQIQPFPPASPGYSEKIGDGLDIFPYDPEEAKKILEDKGVTDLDITTAAPNVTLYTKFAEAVQAQLAEVGINMEIHAQPPTPQVQEFAIDKVTPTFTSVYTGINDPDAIMSRYLAPTALFNPGGAEYPELMEYATEGAASMDPAERTPAYEKFMDAWVENPPHMIPVCMSYLAAGFQDNVSGVMQMPSGRPNLRYMAISD
- the groL gene encoding chaperonin GroEL (60 kDa chaperone family; promotes refolding of misfolded polypeptides especially under stressful conditions; forms two stacked rings of heptamers to form a barrel-shaped 14mer; ends can be capped by GroES; misfolded proteins enter the barrel where they are refolded when GroES binds) encodes the protein MAKMIAFDEEARRGLERGMNALADAVKVTLGPKGRNVVLDKKWGAPTITNDGVSIAKEIELEDPYEKIGAELVKEVAKKTDDVAGDGTTTATVLAQALVREGLRNVAAGANPMSLKKGIEAAVGSVTENLLAQAKEVETKEQIAATAGISAADPAIGELIAEAMDKVGKEGVITVEESNTFGLELELTEGMRFDKGYISGYFVTDPERMEAVLDDPYLLIVEGKISNVKDLLPLLEKVMQSGKPLAIIAEDVEGEALSTLVVNKIRGTFKSVAVKAPGFGDRRKAMLQDIAILTGGQVISETVGLSLETAGLELLGRARKVVITKDETTVVEGAGDVDQINGRVAQIRAEIENSDSDYDREKLQERLAKLAGGVAVIKAGAATEVELKERKHRIEDAVRNAKAAVEEGVVPGGGVALINAGATAFDGLNLAGDEATGAQIVKVAIEAPVKQIAVNAGLEGGVVVEKVKSLEIGNGLNAATGEYVDMLAEGIMEPVKVTRSALQNAASIAALFLTTEAVVADKPEKAAPAMPDAGGMGDMGF